The sequence CGCGGGATCCAGGAGCAGACGGGCGTGAAGATCGACATCGACGACGACGGCACCGTGAAGATCGCCGCGGTGAACGCCGACTCGGCGCGGGCGGCCATCGCCATCATCGAGGGGATCACGCAGAGCGCCGAGGTGGGAAAGGTCTACGAGGGAAGGGTACGCAAGCTCATGGATTTCGGCGCCTTCGTGGAAATCTTCCCGGGCACCGACGGCCTGCTCCACGTTTCCCAGATCTCGAAGCACCGGGTCAACGTCGCCGATTGCTTCAAGGAGGGGGACGACGTGACCGTCCGCGTCCTCGAGGTGGACCGGGACGGGAAGATCCGTCTCTCCCACAAGGAGTTCGAGGAGGAGGGGAAGTTCCCCGAGGCCACGGG is a genomic window of Deltaproteobacteria bacterium containing:
- a CDS encoding S1 RNA-binding domain-containing protein, whose translation is RGIQEQTGVKIDIDDDGTVKIAAVNADSARAAIAIIEGITQSAEVGKVYEGRVRKLMDFGAFVEIFPGTDGLLHVSQISKHRVNVADCFKEGDDVTVRVLEVDRDGKIRLSHKEFEEEGKFPEATGPPPDRDREKGDPSRDRGGRDGGRGGGRGRR